In Dyadobacter subterraneus, a single genomic region encodes these proteins:
- a CDS encoding LuxR C-terminal-related transcriptional regulator, which produces MYTSVEIPVTKIMLLDDHVLVAEGFKQLLLKIVPQGSVIDIFSSIDRAKESLQTGEYRVVITDLIMPGQSVMNFIPFCRKSYADIIILVVSSVMDTTSIRSCLAAGANGYVSKAVDAREIKLALEYTYNGRKFVSSDLSGKLADSILSLESTTLTSKELEIIRLIAAGHKTKNVAEMLFVSPITIMTHKRNIMRKLNLHSATELVKYVFENNLV; this is translated from the coding sequence ATGTATACCAGCGTCGAAATTCCGGTTACCAAGATTATGCTGCTAGATGATCATGTTTTGGTGGCAGAGGGATTTAAGCAGCTTCTGCTAAAAATAGTGCCGCAGGGTTCTGTAATTGATATTTTTTCATCTATTGACCGGGCAAAAGAGAGTTTGCAGACAGGTGAATACAGGGTGGTCATTACGGATCTGATCATGCCGGGACAAAGTGTAATGAACTTCATTCCCTTTTGCAGAAAGAGTTATGCGGACATCATTATTTTGGTCGTTAGCAGCGTGATGGATACCACCAGCATAAGGTCATGCCTGGCTGCGGGAGCCAATGGTTATGTCAGTAAAGCGGTCGATGCCCGTGAAATCAAACTTGCGCTGGAATATACCTATAACGGCAGAAAGTTTGTGAGCAGCGATCTTAGCGGAAAGCTAGCTGATAGTATCTTATCGCTTGAAAGTACGACCCTGACCAGTAAAGAGCTTGAAATAATCCGGTTGATCGCAGCTGGGCACAAGACAAAAAATGTGGCTGAAATGCTCTTTGTGAGCCCGATTACTATCATGACCCACAAAAGAAATATCATGCGAAAGCTAAATCTTCACTCTGCAACCGAGCTGGTAAAGTATGTGTTTGAAAACAATTTGGTTTAA
- a CDS encoding response regulator transcription factor, whose product MKTIAVIDKHPIVRAGLEIFIKNNFSKISIEEFESFYHFNKVCDKTPDLFIVGNMIELPSKQCEFIIKLKEKNSAAKVIIYDENPDVFKVLLFFKSGVNGYLSKGSDISDLLECILDVQNGKNYVSNDVLELLLPKWVSTAQDPSDRNQIKLTPREFEIANFLISGFTVEKISKEIQRQATTIYAIKKKLFNKLNISNLVDLKDALENPQVVRLFKSQELS is encoded by the coding sequence ATGAAAACGATTGCAGTCATCGATAAACATCCCATTGTCCGCGCTGGTCTTGAAATATTTATTAAAAACAATTTTAGTAAAATATCGATCGAAGAGTTCGAGAGTTTTTATCATTTTAATAAAGTCTGTGATAAAACCCCGGATTTATTCATCGTCGGTAATATGATTGAGCTTCCCAGCAAGCAATGTGAATTTATTATTAAATTAAAAGAGAAAAATTCGGCAGCCAAAGTAATCATTTATGATGAAAATCCAGACGTTTTTAAAGTCCTGTTATTCTTCAAATCCGGTGTCAACGGGTATTTAAGTAAAGGTTCTGATATAAGTGATCTCTTAGAATGCATCCTGGATGTGCAAAATGGAAAAAATTACGTCAGTAATGACGTACTGGAATTATTACTACCCAAGTGGGTTTCAACTGCCCAAGATCCATCCGATAGAAACCAAATAAAATTGACACCACGTGAATTTGAAATTGCCAATTTTCTGATTAGTGGTTTTACAGTAGAAAAAATATCGAAAGAAATACAGCGGCAGGCTACAACAATCTACGCCATTAAAAAGAAACTGTTCAATAAACTAAACATTTCCAATCTGGTTGACCTAAAAGATGCGCTGGAAAATCCCCAGGTCGTCAGGCTGTTTAAATCCCAAGAATTAAGCTGA